A window of Pusillimonas sp. T7-7 contains these coding sequences:
- the fliM gene encoding flagellar motor switch protein FliM, with product MAYQSLLSQDEVDALLAGVTGESNEKTSTADDPPGVRPYDLSSPDRVVRHRMQTLELINERFARRLRSVLLSFMRRNADITVGSIRIQKYSDFERNLPVPSNLNMVTMKPLRGAALFTFDPNLVFLVIDSLFGGHGRYSTRVEGRDFTTTEQRIIRRLLNLTLESYGGAWEQVYPVQFEYIRSEMHTKFASITSGNEIVVVTSFNIELGASGGNLNICLPYSMIEPVRDLLTRPLQEANAGAIDQRWTHQLTRQVRSADVELVAEFARIESSIGELMRLEVNDILPLEITPAINAHVGGVPVMECTYGTFNGRYALRVKKVLASSETDIT from the coding sequence ATGGCCTATCAAAGCCTGCTATCGCAAGATGAAGTCGATGCGTTGCTGGCCGGTGTTACCGGCGAAAGCAACGAGAAGACAAGCACCGCCGACGATCCGCCCGGCGTTCGTCCCTACGATCTGAGCTCGCCCGACCGCGTGGTGCGCCACCGGATGCAAACGCTGGAGCTGATCAATGAGCGCTTTGCCAGGCGCCTGCGTTCCGTGCTGCTTTCTTTCATGCGCCGTAACGCGGACATTACCGTAGGCTCCATCCGCATACAGAAGTACTCGGACTTCGAGCGCAACCTGCCCGTGCCCAGCAACCTGAACATGGTCACCATGAAGCCTTTGCGCGGGGCGGCCTTGTTCACCTTCGACCCCAACCTGGTGTTCCTGGTAATCGACAGCCTGTTTGGCGGTCATGGCCGTTACAGCACGCGCGTGGAAGGCCGCGATTTCACCACCACCGAGCAGCGCATTATTCGTCGTCTGCTGAACCTGACCCTGGAAAGCTATGGCGGCGCCTGGGAACAGGTCTACCCGGTGCAGTTTGAATACATACGCTCGGAAATGCACACCAAGTTCGCCAGCATTACCAGCGGCAATGAAATCGTGGTGGTCACCTCGTTCAATATCGAACTGGGCGCCTCGGGCGGCAACCTGAACATCTGCCTGCCCTATTCCATGATAGAGCCGGTGCGCGATTTGCTGACCCGGCCCTTGCAGGAAGCCAACGCCGGCGCCATCGACCAGCGCTGGACCCATCAGCTGACACGCCAGGTGCGCAGCGCCGACGTTGAGCTGGTGGCCGAGTTTGCGCGTATTGAATCTTCCATAGGCGAGCTCATGCGACTGGAGGTCAACGACATCCTGCCGCTGGAAATCACGCCCGCCATCAATGCCCACGTGGGCGGCGTACCCGTTATGGAATGCACCTACGGAACGTTCAACGGTCGCTACGCACTGCGTGTCAAGAAAGTGCTGGCGTCCTCTGAAACCGATATTACCTGA
- the fliL gene encoding flagellar basal body-associated protein FliL, whose protein sequence is MAQTNTGKFAKMLKSMLTTALIVAASVGATLFFSSKASQVSSLLESTLPEPKPVELPKPIFSPLEPFTVTLGTDRGTRILYVAITLRVDNELSRRLIAEFMPEVRDRILRTLSQQNANHIQTPQGRSELVALLDEAIERPYNPQPIGPSVNSVLFTAFVIQ, encoded by the coding sequence ATGGCCCAAACCAACACGGGCAAATTTGCCAAAATGCTTAAATCCATGCTGACGACTGCGCTGATCGTCGCGGCCAGCGTGGGCGCCACCCTGTTCTTCTCGTCCAAGGCGAGCCAGGTTTCGTCCCTGCTGGAATCCACACTGCCCGAGCCCAAACCGGTCGAGCTGCCAAAACCGATTTTTTCGCCGCTGGAACCATTCACCGTCACTCTGGGCACCGATCGCGGCACACGCATTCTTTATGTGGCCATCACCTTGCGTGTAGACAACGAATTGTCGCGCCGGCTGATCGCCGAGTTCATGCCCGAAGTGCGCGACCGCATCTTGCGCACCTTGTCGCAACAGAATGCGAACCACATTCAAACCCCCCAGGGCCGCAGCGAGCTGGTTGCATTGCTGGACGAAGCCATCGAACGGCCTTACAACCCGCAGCCGATCGGGCCTTCCGTCAACAGCGTCCTGTTCACCGCTTTTGTGATCCAGTAA
- a CDS encoding flagellar hook-length control protein FliK produces the protein MNMPAIAAVLPSTLTATSGARGAGHGEPDAEAARFSNVLARQHGTEAGSSAVQAPGKKTEGKPDKAGDQTAEQAAADEALARTAGEQAMALPQIALHIAAEVAAVQQTSTTGRKLLADKSGAALIHEGITADTAGKASVARGVTPLASLISKAIDSNAAKPVTADGPPPSVVSATPMIEPVDSGDQAIATASPLSARQAAGMAGAKQAVLAMQTRMQAGEASPDAVALADFLASKAQAAQAQESTTPASPVDLASVASTVSHGYMATSMASGAHLPGVSPAGAPGALFAVATPLGNPNWSADFSRQFVSIAQGANNMPHTAELRLDPPELGPLRISINISDNTATAIFVSPHAAVRQTVENALPQLQQQLAQAGISLGQTSVSDHGQSDQAAHQSSASGGHGSTGKGGVAATAGDSGAALAMARSTASNALVDTFA, from the coding sequence ATGAATATGCCCGCGATAGCCGCAGTCCTGCCTTCCACACTCACCGCAACAAGCGGCGCACGGGGCGCTGGACACGGCGAGCCCGACGCCGAAGCCGCACGCTTCTCGAATGTGCTGGCCCGCCAGCATGGCACTGAAGCGGGATCGTCCGCTGTGCAGGCGCCCGGCAAAAAAACCGAAGGCAAGCCGGACAAAGCGGGCGACCAAACCGCTGAACAAGCGGCGGCCGACGAAGCGCTGGCCCGGACTGCTGGCGAACAAGCGATGGCCTTGCCGCAGATTGCTTTGCACATTGCGGCCGAAGTCGCTGCCGTCCAGCAGACATCGACCACGGGCCGCAAGCTGCTGGCCGACAAAAGCGGCGCAGCCTTGATCCATGAAGGCATCACTGCCGACACAGCAGGCAAAGCGTCTGTCGCAAGAGGCGTCACCCCTTTGGCCAGCCTGATTTCAAAAGCCATCGATAGCAATGCGGCCAAGCCTGTAACAGCCGATGGCCCGCCGCCTTCGGTCGTATCCGCAACACCGATGATCGAACCGGTCGACAGCGGCGATCAGGCCATAGCGACGGCCAGCCCGTTGAGCGCCAGGCAAGCTGCCGGCATGGCTGGCGCCAAGCAAGCCGTACTGGCCATGCAGACCCGCATGCAGGCAGGCGAAGCCAGCCCCGACGCCGTCGCTCTGGCGGATTTTTTAGCCAGCAAGGCCCAGGCCGCCCAGGCTCAGGAAAGCACGACACCGGCGTCGCCCGTGGATCTGGCCAGCGTGGCTTCAACCGTCAGCCATGGCTATATGGCAACAAGCATGGCATCGGGCGCCCACCTGCCGGGCGTATCGCCCGCCGGCGCGCCCGGCGCCCTGTTTGCTGTGGCCACGCCGCTGGGCAACCCCAATTGGAGCGCCGACTTCAGCCGCCAGTTTGTGTCCATTGCTCAAGGCGCGAACAACATGCCGCACACTGCCGAGCTGCGCCTGGATCCCCCCGAACTGGGCCCATTGCGCATCTCGATCAACATCAGCGACAACACGGCCACTGCGATCTTCGTATCGCCCCATGCGGCGGTTCGCCAGACGGTCGAGAACGCCCTGCCCCAACTCCAGCAACAGTTGGCCCAGGCAGGCATATCGCTGGGCCAGACCAGTGTCAGCGATCATGGCCAGTCCGACCAGGCCGCCCACCAGTCGTCGGCCTCCGGCGGTCACGGCAGCACCGGCAAAGGCGGCGTTGCAGCCACTGCCGGCGACAGCGGAGCAGCCCTCGCCATGGCGCGCAGCACGGCAAGCAATGCGCTAGTCGACACTTTCGCCTAG
- the fliJ gene encoding flagellar export protein FliJ: MAKHSSLPMLIDLARDGANQAGKQLQALTSERASADQQLSMLLVYRQDYAERLSKAAEIGLSASNYHNFRQFIATLDEAITQQNRVVAQIDARIEQGRRHWHAEKRRVSSFEALQSRERQQQLVRENRAEQLASDEISANLFRRARQSH; the protein is encoded by the coding sequence ATGGCTAAGCACTCGTCATTACCCATGCTGATCGACCTGGCGCGCGATGGCGCCAACCAGGCAGGCAAGCAGCTGCAGGCATTAACGAGCGAAAGAGCCAGTGCCGACCAACAGCTGTCCATGCTGCTGGTTTACCGCCAGGACTATGCCGAGAGGCTGAGCAAGGCCGCTGAAATCGGACTTTCGGCATCGAACTATCACAACTTCAGGCAGTTTATCGCCACTTTGGACGAGGCGATCACACAGCAAAATAGGGTTGTTGCGCAAATCGACGCCAGAATCGAACAAGGCAGGCGGCATTGGCATGCCGAAAAACGCCGTGTCAGTTCCTTCGAGGCCCTGCAGTCGCGAGAGCGACAGCAACAGCTCGTACGCGAAAATCGCGCCGAACAACTTGCCAGCGACGAGATCTCGGCGAATCTGTTTCGCCGCGCACGTCAATCACATTGA
- the fliI gene encoding flagellar protein export ATPase FliI produces MTVATDRLDCAAARWRAQLDAGQRRVEATESWHVSGRVTRATGLVLEATGLRLAVGAACKIEISPGRKHWADAEVVGFHGHTLYLMPQSDISGLPPGARVVPVEPSIQKRVPLPHYASGEDTVATVLSRHLPVGDGLLGRVLDGAGQPLDGLGALDNVRPAPLFAQTINPLARAPIDTVLDVGVRAINGLLTVGRGQRMGLFAGSGVGKSVLLGMMARYTRADVIVVALIGERGREVKEFIEHNLGAEGLQRSVVVAAPADVSPLLRLQGAVYATRLAEHFRDQGKHVLLIMDSLTRYAMAQREIALAIGEPPATKGYPPSVFAKLPALVERAGNGAPVAGRPAGSITAFYTVLTEGDDQQDPIADSARAILDGHVVLSRSLAESGHYPAIDIEASISRVMSAIVPGDQFKLVHRFKQMLSRYQRNHDLIAVGAYTPGNDPQIDEAIEKHPWLEAYLQQGMASRIDYPAAIGELSALLGQNAGGQPSLHTSVLNHG; encoded by the coding sequence ATGACGGTCGCCACAGACCGGCTGGACTGCGCTGCCGCGCGCTGGCGCGCGCAACTGGATGCCGGCCAGCGCCGCGTTGAAGCCACGGAATCCTGGCATGTGAGCGGCCGAGTCACCCGCGCGACCGGACTGGTGCTGGAAGCCACCGGCTTGCGGCTGGCCGTGGGCGCGGCCTGCAAAATAGAGATATCGCCCGGCCGCAAGCACTGGGCCGATGCCGAAGTGGTGGGCTTTCATGGGCACACCCTGTACCTGATGCCGCAAAGCGATATTTCGGGATTGCCGCCCGGCGCGCGTGTCGTGCCGGTGGAGCCCTCGATACAAAAACGAGTCCCCCTGCCGCACTATGCCAGCGGTGAAGACACCGTAGCCACCGTGCTGTCGCGCCACTTGCCGGTGGGCGATGGCCTGTTGGGCCGCGTGCTGGATGGCGCCGGCCAGCCGCTGGACGGCTTGGGCGCGCTGGATAATGTCCGGCCCGCGCCACTGTTTGCACAAACCATCAATCCGCTCGCGCGCGCGCCTATCGATACCGTGCTGGACGTGGGGGTGCGCGCCATCAATGGTCTGCTCACCGTGGGACGCGGCCAGCGCATGGGGCTGTTTGCCGGCTCCGGCGTCGGCAAGAGCGTGCTGCTGGGCATGATGGCCCGCTACACCCGGGCGGACGTCATTGTCGTGGCGCTCATCGGCGAGCGCGGCCGTGAAGTCAAGGAATTCATCGAGCACAATCTGGGCGCCGAAGGCCTGCAGCGCTCGGTGGTCGTGGCGGCGCCGGCCGATGTATCGCCATTATTGCGACTGCAGGGCGCGGTCTATGCCACTCGCCTGGCCGAGCATTTTCGAGACCAAGGCAAGCATGTGCTGCTGATCATGGATTCACTGACGCGCTACGCCATGGCGCAGCGCGAAATTGCGCTGGCCATCGGCGAACCGCCCGCCACCAAAGGCTATCCGCCTTCTGTTTTCGCCAAGCTGCCTGCCCTGGTCGAACGCGCGGGCAATGGCGCCCCGGTTGCCGGACGGCCCGCCGGTTCGATTACCGCGTTTTATACGGTGCTGACGGAAGGCGACGACCAGCAGGATCCGATCGCGGACTCCGCCCGCGCCATTCTGGACGGACACGTGGTGCTGTCACGCAGCCTGGCGGAGTCGGGCCATTATCCGGCCATCGATATCGAGGCTTCCATTTCGCGCGTCATGTCGGCCATCGTTCCCGGCGATCAATTCAAGCTGGTGCACCGATTCAAACAAATGCTGTCTCGCTACCAGCGCAACCACGACCTGATCGCTGTGGGCGCCTACACGCCCGGCAACGATCCGCAGATCGATGAAGCCATAGAAAAACACCCCTGGCTCGAAGCCTATTTGCAGCAAGGCATGGCAAGCCGCATCGACTACCCGGCCGCCATCGGCGAACTGTCCGCCCTGCTGGGCCAGAACGCGGGCGGCCAGCCATCACTCCACACTTCGGTTCTGAACCATGGCTAA
- the fliH gene encoding flagellar assembly protein FliH, which produces MSDKLTVSSGAEESWKRWEMAAFESPAAADAAGPATPPAAPQVDNAALLKKVQQLREAAQKRGHDEGYAAGHVQGLEVGTAEGHEQGRQRGYEAGFAAGHAAGREEADKETKALNALAVSAAASIETMEAEMGQALIALAIRIAEQVLRSTLDSHPEKIQDLVHDILQIEAGKDAMLKLRVNPADAELVRQCLDGDPGARHWRLVTDSTISRGGCMVETALGNIDATLQTRWQRVVSALGHESRLERLA; this is translated from the coding sequence ATGTCTGACAAGCTCACGGTTTCGTCCGGCGCGGAAGAGTCCTGGAAACGCTGGGAAATGGCGGCTTTCGAAAGCCCTGCCGCAGCCGATGCTGCCGGGCCAGCCACCCCGCCGGCGGCGCCGCAAGTCGATAACGCCGCCCTGCTCAAGAAAGTGCAGCAATTGCGCGAGGCCGCGCAAAAACGCGGCCACGACGAAGGCTATGCCGCCGGACATGTGCAAGGCCTGGAGGTCGGCACGGCAGAGGGCCATGAACAAGGCCGGCAACGAGGCTATGAAGCCGGCTTCGCGGCCGGTCATGCGGCAGGCCGCGAAGAAGCCGACAAAGAAACCAAGGCATTGAACGCATTGGCCGTGTCGGCGGCCGCTTCCATCGAGACGATGGAAGCCGAGATGGGCCAAGCCTTGATCGCGCTTGCCATCCGCATCGCTGAACAAGTGCTGCGCAGCACACTGGACAGCCATCCCGAGAAGATCCAGGACCTGGTGCACGACATCCTGCAAATCGAAGCCGGCAAAGACGCCATGCTGAAGTTGCGCGTCAACCCCGCCGATGCCGAACTCGTCCGGCAATGCCTGGATGGCGATCCCGGCGCCCGTCACTGGCGGCTGGTGACGGATTCCACCATCAGCCGCGGCGGCTGCATGGTTGAAACGGCCTTGGGCAATATCGACGCCACCTTGCAGACGCGCTGGCAGCGGGTGGTTTCCGCGCTGGGCCATGAAAGTAGGCTGGAGCGGCTCGCATGA
- the fliG gene encoding flagellar motor switch protein FliG — translation MAIAESNLDRCAVLVMSLGEDAAGEVFKYLSAREVQQIGGAMANLKQITRADVDQVLEEFRQEADQFMAVTLGSDDYIRSVLTKALGTDRAAGLIEDILEAGDSGNGIDALNWLDPNSVAELISQEHPQIIATILVHLERDRASSVLALLNERLRNDVMLRIATFGGVQPAALVELTDVLNDMLSGQGAKRSKMGGVRTAAEILNLMNSTEEDAVVASLRELDPDLAQRIVDEMFVFENLADVEDGAIQMILKEIDTASLTIALKGVPEELRVKFFKNMSNRAAEMLRDDLEAQGPVRMSKVEEEQKNILLIARKLAETGRITLGRPGNDEYV, via the coding sequence ATGGCAATCGCTGAGTCTAATTTGGATCGCTGCGCCGTCCTGGTGATGTCGCTGGGCGAGGACGCCGCAGGCGAAGTCTTCAAATACCTGTCGGCGCGCGAAGTGCAGCAAATCGGCGGCGCCATGGCCAATCTCAAGCAGATCACGCGCGCCGACGTCGATCAGGTGCTGGAGGAATTCCGCCAGGAAGCCGACCAGTTCATGGCGGTCACGCTGGGGTCTGACGACTATATACGCTCTGTGCTCACCAAGGCGCTGGGCACCGACCGCGCCGCCGGCCTGATCGAAGACATCCTGGAAGCCGGCGACAGCGGCAACGGTATCGATGCACTTAACTGGCTCGACCCGAACAGCGTGGCCGAGCTGATCAGCCAGGAGCATCCGCAAATCATCGCCACTATACTGGTCCACCTGGAACGCGACCGCGCTTCCTCGGTACTGGCTTTGTTGAACGAACGCCTGCGCAACGACGTCATGCTGCGCATCGCCACGTTTGGCGGCGTCCAGCCCGCAGCCCTGGTGGAGCTGACCGATGTGCTCAACGACATGCTGTCCGGCCAGGGCGCCAAGCGCAGCAAGATGGGTGGCGTGCGCACCGCCGCCGAAATTCTGAACCTGATGAACTCGACCGAAGAAGACGCCGTGGTGGCGAGCCTGCGCGAGCTGGACCCGGACCTGGCGCAACGCATCGTGGACGAGATGTTCGTATTCGAGAACCTGGCCGACGTGGAAGACGGCGCCATCCAGATGATACTCAAGGAAATCGACACCGCCTCGCTCACCATTGCACTCAAGGGCGTACCCGAAGAGCTGCGCGTCAAGTTTTTCAAGAACATGTCCAACCGCGCGGCGGAAATGCTGCGCGACGACCTGGAGGCGCAAGGCCCCGTGCGCATGTCCAAGGTCGAAGAAGAACAGAAAAACATACTGCTGATAGCCCGGAAGCTGGCCGAGACGGGCCGGATTACGCTGGGTCGACCCGGAAACGACGAGTATGTCTGA
- the fliF gene encoding flagellar basal-body MS-ring/collar protein FliF: MTASAQLLARYPMLAKAGALPKPVLLAAAAAVVAVIVVLLMWARTPDYGVLFSNLEDRDGGAIVAALTQQNIPYQLSSTGNAILVPRNKVHEVRLQLAQQGLPRGGETGFELLDQTRFGASQFTEQINYQRALEGELVSSIQSMHAVQSARVHLAIPRESLFVRDRQPPTASVLLTLYPGRSLSDAQVAAITWLVSSSVPHLSADKVSVVDQNGRLLTNLNGEAGADGTRRNLINDIEQRTVQRILTLITPLVGPGNVRAQVSADVDFAQREQTSEVYRPNQKPGEAAVRSEQTSSSVQHNVLPPEGIPGALTNQPPLNAVAPIVTPPAPGAANPNDPNAAPDAAPDAAQNPNGNVLAGGENLQQGTGNSRSDATINYEVDRSITHVKDPVGSLRRLSAAVVVNYRDVDGKATPLPEEELAKLNDLVKQAMGYSPARGDTLSVVNSQFSDDTPAAAPIWQNPIYLEYAMQLLQYVLAGVALLLVWRLIIKPLLADNEASKAQRQALADEEDKNREAIAAAERRASEMTRYEENMATARAMAEKDPRAVAMVLRSWMENKDGNR; the protein is encoded by the coding sequence ATGACCGCTTCCGCGCAGTTGCTGGCCCGATATCCCATGCTGGCCAAGGCGGGTGCTTTGCCCAAGCCTGTCCTGCTGGCCGCGGCGGCGGCCGTCGTAGCCGTAATCGTCGTGCTGCTCATGTGGGCGCGCACGCCCGACTATGGCGTGCTGTTCTCCAACCTGGAAGATCGAGACGGCGGCGCCATCGTGGCGGCGCTGACGCAACAGAACATTCCCTATCAGTTGTCCAGCACGGGCAACGCCATACTCGTGCCGCGCAACAAGGTGCATGAGGTCAGGTTGCAACTGGCGCAGCAAGGCTTGCCGCGCGGCGGCGAAACCGGTTTCGAACTATTGGATCAAACCCGCTTCGGCGCCAGCCAGTTCACCGAACAGATCAATTATCAGCGCGCCCTGGAAGGCGAACTGGTCAGTTCCATACAGTCGATGCATGCCGTACAGAGCGCTCGGGTGCACCTGGCCATCCCGCGCGAGTCGCTGTTCGTGCGCGACCGCCAGCCGCCCACGGCCTCGGTGTTGCTGACTCTGTACCCGGGCCGCAGCCTGAGCGACGCCCAGGTCGCGGCGATTACCTGGCTGGTCTCTTCAAGCGTCCCCCATCTGAGCGCCGACAAGGTATCGGTGGTTGACCAGAATGGCCGACTGCTCACCAATCTGAACGGCGAAGCGGGCGCCGACGGCACCCGTCGCAATCTGATCAACGACATCGAACAACGTACGGTGCAGCGCATTCTTACCTTGATCACGCCGCTGGTGGGGCCTGGCAACGTGCGCGCCCAGGTGAGCGCCGACGTGGATTTCGCGCAGCGCGAGCAAACATCGGAAGTCTATCGACCCAACCAGAAGCCCGGCGAGGCGGCGGTGCGCAGCGAGCAAACCAGTTCGTCGGTACAGCACAATGTCTTGCCGCCGGAGGGCATACCCGGCGCGTTGACCAACCAGCCGCCATTGAACGCAGTGGCGCCCATCGTGACGCCGCCCGCGCCGGGCGCCGCCAATCCCAATGACCCCAACGCGGCGCCCGATGCTGCGCCCGATGCCGCGCAGAATCCAAACGGCAATGTGCTCGCAGGCGGCGAAAACCTGCAACAAGGAACTGGCAACAGCCGGAGCGACGCCACCATCAACTACGAAGTCGACCGCAGCATCACTCACGTGAAGGACCCGGTGGGCTCGCTACGCCGGCTGTCTGCGGCGGTCGTAGTGAACTACCGCGACGTCGACGGCAAGGCCACACCCCTGCCGGAAGAAGAGCTGGCCAAGCTGAATGATCTGGTCAAGCAGGCAATGGGATATTCGCCCGCACGCGGCGACACGCTAAGCGTCGTCAACAGCCAGTTCAGCGACGACACACCGGCGGCGGCGCCGATATGGCAAAACCCGATCTACCTGGAATACGCCATGCAGCTGCTGCAGTATGTGCTGGCAGGCGTGGCCCTGCTTCTGGTCTGGCGCCTGATCATCAAGCCCCTTCTGGCCGACAACGAAGCCAGCAAAGCCCAGCGCCAGGCCTTGGCCGACGAAGAGGACAAGAACCGTGAAGCGATAGCGGCGGCCGAGCGCCGTGCGTCTGAAATGACCCGCTATGAAGAAAATATGGCCACCGCCCGTGCGATGGCGGAAAAAGACCCCCGCGCAGTCGCCATGGTGCTGCGCTCCTGGATGGAAAATAAAGATGGCAATCGCTGA
- the fliE gene encoding flagellar hook-basal body complex protein FliE encodes MAIQNLSAIENMLAQMRAVAQAASSSPGAGSSVEPSTGGFAAELARSLERVSTLQNESAAQARAFQIGEADVSLNDVMIDMQKASIAFQATVQVRNRLVAAYQEIASMPV; translated from the coding sequence ATGGCCATACAAAACTTGTCCGCAATCGAAAACATGCTGGCGCAGATGCGCGCCGTCGCCCAGGCGGCATCGTCGTCGCCCGGTGCCGGCAGCAGCGTCGAGCCCAGCACGGGCGGCTTTGCCGCAGAACTGGCCCGCTCGCTGGAGCGCGTGTCGACCTTGCAGAATGAGTCGGCGGCCCAGGCCCGCGCTTTTCAAATAGGCGAGGCCGATGTGTCGCTGAACGATGTCATGATAGACATGCAAAAGGCCAGCATCGCCTTTCAGGCCACGGTGCAGGTACGCAACCGCTTGGTGGCGGCGTATCAAGAAATCGCCAGCATGCCGGTGTAG
- a CDS encoding EscU/YscU/HrcU family type III secretion system export apparatus switch protein has protein sequence MSGTRNALDDGRASAVAVTYDKHDAAPRVVAKGYGTVAENIIRSAKEHGLHVHESPELVGLLMQVDLDAHIPPELYLAIAELLAWLYALEGEKRENFTA, from the coding sequence ATGAGCGGCACGCGCAATGCTTTGGACGACGGGCGCGCCAGCGCCGTTGCCGTCACCTACGACAAGCACGATGCCGCGCCGCGCGTGGTGGCCAAGGGCTATGGCACCGTGGCAGAGAACATCATCCGCAGCGCCAAAGAGCATGGTCTGCACGTGCATGAATCGCCGGAGCTTGTGGGTTTGCTGATGCAGGTGGATCTGGACGCGCACATCCCGCCGGAGCTATACCTGGCTATTGCCGAGCTGCTGGCCTGGTTGTACGCACTGGAGGGGGAAAAGCGGGAAAACTTTACCGCCTAG